The following proteins come from a genomic window of Misgurnus anguillicaudatus chromosome 10, ASM2758022v2, whole genome shotgun sequence:
- the LOC141367373 gene encoding E3 SUMO-protein ligase ZBED1-like yields MHFTVVEGDTVFITNLKKQVWANLSKRYQSEDIRNFLEVATALDPRFKLNIGGDDDAVWDRIKRDMVKDSEHEQQSTEDDCGEGSEKRDENDEVEEEDENQQPPSKHPRKSPLEGLFADEDAEKMSSHRRTMSIQDQAEKEIQMYKETPPTFTSDDPAAWWWNQRMTYPLMSNTAFSYLCVQASSTPSERVFSTAGDTICAERSRILPEKADMLIFLNKNCF; encoded by the exons ATGCACTTTACTGTTGTTGAGGGAGACACAGTTTTTATAACCAATCTCAAGAAGCAAGTTTGGGCAAACTTGTCCAAGCGATATCAG AGTGAGGACATCAGGAACTTTCTTGAAGTGGCCACAGCATTAGACCCACGCTTCAAACTAAATAttggtggtgatgatgatgcTGTCTGGGACCGAATCAAAAGAGACATGGTGAAAGACTCCGAGCATGAGCAG CAGTCAACAGAGGACGATTGTGGAGAAGGTAGTGAGAAAAGGGATGAGAATGATGAAGTggaggaggaagatgagaat CAACAACCTCCAAGCAAACATCCAAGAAAGTCTCCATTGGAGGGGCTTTTTGCCGATGAGGATGCAGAAAAGATGTCATCTCATAGGAGGACCATGTCCATCCAGGACCAGGCAGAGAAGGAGATCCAGATGTATAAGGAGACACCACCAACCTTTACGTCTGATGACCCTGCTGCCTGGTGGTGGAACCAGCGCATGACTTATCCTTTAATGTCAAACACCGCCTTTTCATATTTGTGTGTTCAGGCCTCCTCTACACCTAGTGAACGGGTGTTCTCAACTGCCGGTGACACAATCTGTGCTGAACGTTCACGGATACTGCCTGAGAAGGCAGACATGCTCATTTTTTTGAACAAGAACTGTTTTTAA